The Methanocorpusculum vombati genome has a window encoding:
- a CDS encoding YigZ family protein — MAVREVSVVRLDEKKSKFYAHLYEIDTVDDVLEVRQIHDRLYKKAAHHCYAMVCGNVTDSRADGEVGSPGRALAEVMERNNLGSHVLMVSRIFGGIKLGPAGVARAFREAGAGAVAEYQKTRKKL, encoded by the coding sequence ATGGCTGTCCGCGAGGTCTCCGTTGTCCGGCTGGATGAAAAAAAGTCCAAGTTCTACGCACATCTCTATGAGATCGATACCGTCGATGACGTTTTAGAGGTGCGTCAGATTCACGACCGACTCTACAAAAAAGCCGCCCATCACTGCTACGCGATGGTCTGCGGAAACGTCACCGATAGCCGTGCCGACGGCGAGGTCGGATCGCCCGGCCGTGCGCTTGCCGAGGTGATGGAGCGAAACAATCTCGGTTCGCATGTCCTTATGGTCTCCCGCATCTTCGGCGGTATCAAGCTTGGACCAGCCGGCGTTGCCCGTGCGTTCCGCGAAGCCGGTGCCGGCGCGGTGGCGGAGTACCAGAAGACGCGGAAGAAGTTATAG
- a CDS encoding DUF5591 domain-containing protein, whose amino-acid sequence MQDHAHDLTEPPFYLPQFEQAYRYIIDEYPVAPRKTAVFIPCAVRKPYSQSPSHKLFHKMFGEVFPDTDQYHVVIFGTCGTVPAELELMYPYAHYHYMLGNVRDQRIKDDFLRIETRRIAGYLEKTRFTYEKRIAYCIGIFRAAMEAAVAETRIPVEIYPTRPVIAKLYDADCPFPEGSLSMQEYLDEFRAALIRVRDA is encoded by the coding sequence ATGCAGGATCATGCACACGATCTCACCGAACCGCCGTTCTATCTTCCGCAGTTTGAACAGGCATACCGCTACATCATCGACGAGTATCCGGTAGCTCCCCGAAAGACGGCAGTCTTCATTCCCTGTGCCGTCCGCAAACCCTACAGCCAAAGCCCGAGCCACAAGCTCTTTCACAAAATGTTCGGCGAGGTGTTCCCGGACACTGATCAGTATCATGTTGTCATCTTCGGCACCTGCGGAACCGTTCCCGCCGAGCTTGAGCTGATGTACCCTTATGCCCACTACCACTACATGCTCGGCAACGTCAGAGACCAGCGCATCAAAGATGACTTTCTCCGCATCGAGACCCGGCGCATTGCCGGATACCTTGAAAAAACGAGGTTCACCTATGAAAAGCGCATCGCCTACTGTATCGGCATCTTCCGCGCCGCAATGGAGGCGGCGGTTGCCGAAACACGGATTCCGGTTGAGATTTATCCGACCCGTCCGGTGATTGCCAAACTCTACGATGCCGACTGCCCGTTTCCGGAAGGAAGTCTTTCCATGCAGGAGTATCTTGACGAGTTCCGCGCAGCACTCATCCGTGTGAGGGATGCCTGA
- a CDS encoding PspC domain-containing protein — MENTLYRSANNRWLAGVCGGIAEYTKIPSILIRLLFVALCLVAIPISVILGILIYIAAIYLLPEAPARKTIEDPGVIDAEFEVKE; from the coding sequence ATGGAAAATACCCTCTACCGTTCTGCAAACAACCGCTGGCTTGCAGGAGTCTGCGGAGGCATCGCCGAATACACAAAAATACCGTCAATACTGATCAGACTGCTCTTTGTCGCCCTGTGCCTTGTTGCCATTCCCATCTCGGTGATTCTCGGCATTTTGATCTACATCGCCGCAATCTATCTTCTCCCTGAAGCCCCGGCCCGCAAAACCATCGAAGATCCGGGTGTTATCGACGCCGAGTTTGAGGTAAAGGAGTAA